A region of Flavobacterium album DNA encodes the following proteins:
- a CDS encoding PhoH family protein, translating into MNERIIELNDIAPKDFWGAQDSHLETIKKYYPKLKIVARDTTLKAYGEKEMLDEFENRFKRLMQHFTRYNNIDDNVIERVIQSNSQVEHMDPSDKILVHGLGGKLIKAMTPNQQKLVDYMAKNDMVFAIGPAGTGKTYTGVALAVKALKEKQVKRIILTRPAVEAGENLGFLPGDMKEKLDPYMQPLYDALRDMIPPQTLEDYILKGIIQIAPLAFMRGRTLDHAFVILDEAQNTTHSQMKMFLTRMGKNAKFMITGDPGQVDLPRRTISGLKEAILILKDVEGVGIIYLDDKDIVRHRLVKKIIDAYKSIENHD; encoded by the coding sequence TTGAACGAAAGAATAATTGAATTGAACGATATTGCCCCGAAGGATTTTTGGGGCGCTCAGGACTCCCATCTTGAAACCATTAAAAAATATTATCCCAAGCTGAAGATCGTTGCACGCGACACCACCCTCAAGGCCTACGGCGAAAAAGAGATGCTCGATGAGTTCGAGAACCGCTTCAAGAGGCTGATGCAGCATTTTACCCGCTACAACAACATCGACGACAACGTGATCGAAAGGGTCATCCAGAGCAACTCGCAGGTGGAACACATGGACCCGAGCGACAAGATACTCGTGCACGGCCTGGGCGGCAAGCTCATTAAGGCCATGACGCCTAACCAGCAGAAACTGGTAGACTATATGGCGAAGAACGACATGGTATTCGCCATTGGCCCGGCCGGTACGGGCAAAACGTATACAGGTGTTGCCCTTGCCGTAAAAGCGCTCAAGGAAAAACAGGTGAAAAGAATCATCCTTACGCGTCCCGCAGTAGAAGCGGGGGAGAACCTCGGTTTCCTTCCCGGTGATATGAAGGAAAAGCTGGACCCATACATGCAACCGCTATATGATGCCCTGCGCGACATGATACCGCCGCAAACGCTGGAAGACTATATACTTAAAGGCATCATCCAGATAGCCCCACTCGCGTTCATGCGCGGCCGCACGCTTGACCATGCATTCGTGATCCTCGATGAGGCGCAGAATACAACCCACTCGCAAATGAAGATGTTCCTTACCCGTATGGGCAAGAATGCCAAGTTCATGATCACCGGCGATCCCGGCCAGGTCGACCTGCCGCGCCGTACCATATCGGGGCTTAAGGAGGCGATACTTATATTAAAAGACGTGGAGGGTGTAGGCATCATTTATCTTGATGATAAGGATATCGTGCGCCACCGCCTCGTGAAGAAAATTATTGATGCTTATAAAAGCATTGAGAATCATGATTGA
- a CDS encoding SAM hydrolase/SAM-dependent halogenase family protein, whose protein sequence is MSIITLTTDFGLKDHFVGALKGKILSEYREATIVDISHDIDLFNVPEASYIIGAAYSSFPQGTVHLIGVDCELTKECSHIAMLWNGHYFICADNGILSILTQKIVPEKIVEINIHSRLPEGSSDMDVFVTVACHLAKGGLLNVIGKEITEIKEINELQAVAADDNKSIKGYVIYIDHFGNCVTNITKKLVKDIAKGRDFDITFSTKSIKSLKKGYSDFTVNERFSLKDYEGEKLAIFNEAGFLEIAIYRSNPLTVGTAKTLLGLKFRDVVNVVFRAP, encoded by the coding sequence ATGTCAATAATTACCCTGACGACCGATTTCGGGCTCAAAGACCATTTCGTTGGCGCGCTGAAAGGAAAAATCCTTTCGGAGTACAGGGAAGCTACTATTGTTGATATTTCCCATGACATCGACCTTTTTAATGTGCCGGAGGCGAGCTACATTATAGGAGCAGCATACAGTAGCTTTCCGCAGGGTACGGTTCACCTTATTGGCGTAGATTGCGAACTCACCAAAGAATGCAGCCATATTGCCATGCTCTGGAACGGCCACTATTTTATATGTGCCGACAACGGTATACTGAGCATCCTTACCCAAAAGATAGTACCCGAGAAGATCGTTGAGATCAACATCCACAGCCGGCTGCCCGAAGGTTCATCTGACATGGACGTATTCGTGACCGTTGCATGCCATCTGGCAAAAGGCGGGCTGCTGAACGTTATTGGTAAAGAGATCACGGAAATAAAAGAGATAAACGAGCTGCAGGCTGTTGCGGCAGATGATAATAAGTCGATAAAAGGCTATGTAATTTACATCGACCATTTTGGAAACTGTGTGACCAACATTACAAAAAAGCTGGTGAAGGATATTGCCAAAGGGCGCGATTTTGATATTACATTCAGCACCAAAAGCATTAAGTCATTAAAAAAAGGCTATTCGGATTTTACGGTTAATGAGCGCTTCTCACTAAAGGATTATGAGGGCGAAAAGCTGGCGATCTTTAATGAGGCCGGGTTCCTTGAGATAGCGATATACCGCAGCAACCCCTTGACGGTAGGAACCGCAAAAACATTGCTGGGGCTGAAATTCAGGGATGTCGTGAATGTGGTGTTTAGAGCCCCCTAA
- a CDS encoding putative quinol monooxygenase yields the protein MFVRIVKMGFQEDKIAAFLDNFEQVKQDIRNFPGNRFLELYRDKNDPSVFFTYSYWETEDDLENYRKSDLFCETWAITKPMFRQKAEAWSVDKLVSLP from the coding sequence ATGTTTGTAAGAATTGTAAAGATGGGTTTTCAGGAAGATAAGATTGCTGCCTTTCTCGATAATTTTGAGCAGGTGAAGCAGGATATACGAAATTTTCCTGGTAACCGTTTCTTAGAGTTATACAGGGACAAAAACGACCCTTCGGTATTTTTCACCTACAGCTATTGGGAAACTGAAGATGACCTGGAAAACTACCGCAAGTCTGACCTGTTTTGTGAAACATGGGCCATTACAAAGCCGATGTTCCGCCAAAAGGCCGAGGCATGGAGCGTTGATAAACTGGTATCGTTGCCGTAA
- the gldF gene encoding gliding motility-associated ABC transporter permease subunit GldF: MKALLLREIKSFFGSPIGYLVIAIFLLLNGLFLWVFEGEFNILNSGFADMSPFFTLSPWILIFLIPAVTMRSFSDEKKQGTIELLFTKPLSVWEIVNGKFFGALTLIVLAIVPTIVYVLVLSSFGNPEGNIDMGSTLGSYFGLLFLIAGYTSIGIFTSTFSDNQIVAFIVSVFLCFFIYFGFEGVSGFAGGFSGFVASLGMDYHFKSMSRGVLDTRDIIYFLSVTVLFLSLTVYKLKSLKG, from the coding sequence ATGAAAGCATTATTATTACGTGAGATCAAATCCTTTTTCGGTTCGCCGATAGGATACCTGGTCATCGCCATTTTCCTTCTGCTCAACGGGCTGTTCCTGTGGGTTTTTGAAGGCGAATTCAATATACTCAACAGCGGTTTTGCCGACATGAGCCCTTTTTTCACGCTTTCTCCGTGGATACTTATTTTTCTTATACCTGCAGTGACCATGCGCAGCTTTTCTGACGAAAAGAAACAGGGCACTATTGAGCTTTTATTCACAAAGCCTTTGAGCGTTTGGGAAATAGTAAACGGCAAATTCTTCGGTGCATTGACCCTTATAGTGTTGGCCATCGTACCTACAATAGTATATGTACTGGTACTTTCCTCCTTCGGTAACCCGGAAGGCAATATCGATATGGGAAGCACACTTGGCTCTTACTTCGGGCTGCTGTTCCTTATTGCGGGCTATACGTCTATAGGTATATTTACTTCTACGTTTTCCGACAACCAGATCGTTGCCTTCATCGTATCGGTATTTTTGTGCTTTTTCATTTATTTCGGGTTCGAAGGAGTGTCCGGCTTTGCAGGCGGCTTTAGCGGTTTTGTGGCTTCACTGGGTATGGACTATCATTTCAAGAGCATGAGCCGCGGCGTACTCGATACACGTGATATCATTTATTTCCTGAGTGTGACGGTATTGTTCCTGTCACTGACTGTTTACAAACTTAAATCACTAAAAGGGTAA
- a CDS encoding DUF7088 domain-containing protein — protein METAAETTQKAPKENKNLKQLVITVIVLLALNFAGNYVFKRFDLTHDKRYTLSQTSLNIINEAADPIYVEVYLAGDVTDDYKRLQDETRQLLQEFEAYSPNVRFSFVNPIDESDGMDGAKRELIYNLYIMQYPQFKSKEKAIKKSMAGITNLDEAVIEGFIRAGMQPASISVIDKGKQSETVIFPWAIATCNGKSVKIPLLKNQRGASAQENVESSVQNLEYAFADGFNKIVKEKDKKIVVLQGNGEMPGSKWPAS, from the coding sequence ATGGAAACAGCAGCAGAAACAACCCAAAAAGCGCCAAAGGAAAACAAGAACCTGAAACAGCTTGTCATTACGGTAATCGTATTACTGGCGCTCAACTTTGCAGGGAATTATGTATTTAAGCGCTTTGACCTTACACATGATAAGCGCTATACCCTATCGCAAACATCGCTAAACATTATCAACGAGGCGGCCGACCCTATTTATGTGGAAGTATACCTTGCCGGTGATGTTACCGACGACTACAAGCGCCTACAGGACGAGACGCGCCAGCTATTGCAGGAATTTGAAGCCTACAGCCCGAATGTGAGGTTCAGCTTCGTCAACCCTATTGATGAGTCGGATGGCATGGACGGCGCAAAGCGCGAACTGATATACAACTTGTATATCATGCAATATCCACAGTTCAAATCGAAAGAAAAAGCCATAAAGAAAAGCATGGCAGGCATCACCAACCTTGACGAAGCCGTAATTGAAGGCTTTATAAGGGCGGGAATGCAGCCCGCAAGCATATCGGTGATCGACAAAGGCAAGCAATCGGAAACTGTGATATTCCCATGGGCGATCGCTACCTGCAACGGCAAAAGCGTAAAAATACCATTGCTTAAAAACCAACGCGGGGCGTCGGCACAGGAAAATGTGGAAAGCTCTGTGCAAAACCTTGAATATGCCTTTGCCGACGGTTTTAATAAGATAGTGAAGGAAAAAGACAAAAAGATAGTAGTATTACAGGGCAATGGCGAAATGCCGGGCAGCAAATGGCCAGCTTCCTGA
- the gldG gene encoding gliding motility-associated ABC transporter substrate-binding protein GldG, with protein sequence MASFLKQLKDSYYLGPFTLDSVAKDPQRTLKALQHYDLAIIAKPREKFTEEEKQVLDQYIVNGGKTLWMIDPVQAEMDSLNESGTIPVLPMDLGLNDMFFKYGFRIPPVLVKDEMATPIKLANGQEGSGTQYQQYLWKFAPFIYPDSINRNPIVKNLGGIKFDFAGSIDTLKNGIKKNVLLATSKYSRTVGTPTTISLNMVMEQFDPAQYQKGGFIPVAVLLEGSFHSMYENRILPFKDPAYKTVGKPGKMIVIADGDIVKNQFDKEGRPLELGFDKWTGEVYENKDFMLNCVNYLLDDTGLINIRSKNVSLPMLNMKKVHDDYTMAQLITVGLPILILLVFGLLFTWLRKKKYSR encoded by the coding sequence ATGGCCAGCTTCCTGAAGCAGCTGAAAGACAGCTATTACCTTGGCCCTTTTACACTGGATTCTGTTGCCAAAGACCCGCAAAGGACATTGAAGGCACTACAGCACTATGACTTGGCCATCATTGCCAAGCCTCGCGAAAAATTCACAGAGGAAGAAAAGCAGGTCCTCGACCAATATATTGTAAATGGAGGTAAAACGCTATGGATGATCGATCCCGTACAGGCCGAAATGGACAGCCTCAACGAGAGTGGTACCATACCGGTACTGCCGATGGACCTCGGGCTTAACGATATGTTCTTTAAATACGGCTTCCGCATCCCGCCTGTGCTGGTCAAGGATGAAATGGCAACCCCTATAAAGCTTGCTAATGGCCAGGAAGGCAGCGGCACGCAATACCAGCAATACCTGTGGAAGTTTGCGCCGTTCATTTATCCGGATTCCATTAATCGGAACCCTATTGTAAAGAACCTTGGCGGTATAAAATTTGATTTTGCAGGCAGCATCGACACACTGAAGAACGGCATTAAAAAGAACGTTCTTCTCGCTACGTCTAAATATTCACGCACAGTGGGAACCCCTACTACCATCAGCCTTAATATGGTTATGGAACAGTTCGATCCGGCACAGTACCAGAAGGGAGGCTTTATCCCGGTTGCGGTATTGCTGGAAGGCAGCTTCCACTCGATGTATGAAAACAGGATATTGCCATTTAAGGACCCTGCCTATAAAACAGTAGGCAAGCCCGGGAAAATGATCGTGATCGCTGACGGAGATATCGTAAAGAACCAATTTGACAAAGAAGGCCGCCCGCTGGAGCTTGGCTTTGATAAATGGACCGGCGAGGTGTATGAGAACAAGGACTTTATGCTGAACTGCGTCAACTACCTGCTTGATGACACGGGACTTATCAACATCCGAAGCAAGAATGTAAGCCTGCCTATGCTGAACATGAAGAAAGTGCACGATGACTATACCATGGCACAGCTGATAACTGTCGGGCTGCCAATACTAATACTTCTGGTATTCGGGCTGCTGTTCACATGGCTCAGGAAAAAGAAATATTCAAGATAG
- the dnaN gene encoding DNA polymerase III subunit beta, translating to MKFIVSSSYLLKQLQVLGSVINSSNTLPILDNFLFELDSTELKVSASDLETTMSAMLEIDSDSKGSVAVPAKLLLETLKTFPEQPLTFTVEDNNTIEISSNSGKYALAYASGDEFPKAVTLEDPSVTIVPAEVLATAVSKTIFAAGNDDLRPVMSGVFFQFSPQGLTFVATDAHKLVKYARTDVTASQVADFIMPKKPLTILKGILGTSNAEIKIEYNDSNATFSFDNYVLTCRLIDGKYPNYEAVIPKENPNKLLIDRTQFLSSVRRVAIFSNKTTHQIRLKIAGTELNISAEDIDYSNKAEERLTCDYQGDDMQIGFNSRFLTEMLTNLQSDEIMLEMSLPNRAGILTPIDGLDEGETVTMLVMPVMLNN from the coding sequence ATGAAATTTATAGTATCCAGCTCCTATTTGCTGAAACAACTTCAGGTACTTGGAAGCGTTATTAACAGCAGCAATACACTGCCTATCCTTGATAACTTCCTGTTTGAACTGGACAGTACCGAACTTAAAGTATCGGCTTCCGATCTTGAGACTACCATGTCTGCCATGCTTGAGATCGATTCTGACAGCAAAGGAAGTGTTGCCGTACCTGCAAAGCTGCTGCTGGAAACCCTTAAAACGTTTCCTGAACAGCCGCTTACGTTTACCGTTGAGGATAATAATACTATCGAGATAAGCTCTAATTCCGGTAAATATGCACTGGCGTATGCATCCGGCGATGAGTTCCCCAAAGCCGTTACGCTTGAAGACCCATCGGTAACCATTGTCCCTGCAGAGGTATTGGCAACTGCCGTAAGCAAAACTATTTTCGCAGCCGGTAATGATGACCTTCGTCCGGTAATGTCGGGTGTGTTCTTCCAGTTCTCGCCACAGGGGCTTACGTTTGTAGCTACTGATGCACACAAGCTTGTGAAATATGCGAGGACCGATGTAACCGCATCGCAGGTTGCTGACTTCATTATGCCGAAAAAGCCTTTGACGATCCTTAAAGGAATCCTTGGCACTTCGAATGCAGAAATTAAAATTGAATACAACGATTCGAACGCGACGTTCTCTTTCGATAATTATGTGCTTACGTGCCGCCTTATAGATGGGAAATATCCTAACTACGAAGCGGTTATACCAAAAGAAAACCCGAACAAGCTGTTGATCGACAGGACACAGTTTCTTAGCTCTGTACGCCGTGTGGCCATCTTCTCAAACAAAACCACACACCAGATACGCCTTAAAATAGCAGGTACCGAACTGAATATCTCAGCCGAGGATATCGACTATTCCAACAAGGCCGAAGAGCGTTTAACCTGTGATTACCAGGGTGACGACATGCAGATAGGCTTCAACTCAAGGTTCCTTACCGAGATGCTGACCAATCTTCAAAGCGATGAGATCATGCTGGAAATGTCATTGCCTAACCGCGCGGGTATATTAACCCCTATCGATGGCCTTGACGAAGGTGAAACAGTAACGATGCTGGTGATGCCGGTAATGCTGAATAATTAA
- a CDS encoding alpha/beta fold hydrolase has product MPFITTNSVSLSGHSEEINIFYQDIGRGKPVVLVHGWPLNYQMWEYQLNVLPANNLRVIAYDRRGFGLSSRPWEGYDYDTFAQDLQLLLQELDLTDVTLVGFSMGGGEVARYLSRYNGDGRVTKAALVASVTPFLLKTDDNPNGLPQEQFDTMREQIEEDRPKFLAAFSKMFYGAGIFSSPVSAEILQHDMVLALQSAGYSTIKSMLAWSTTDFREDLKGIRIPLLVIHGKEDETVPIAVSAEETIKLVPHAQYIVYDDAPHGLFYTHKNRFNEDIINFVNS; this is encoded by the coding sequence ATGCCTTTCATTACAACAAATTCAGTCAGCCTTTCAGGACATTCTGAAGAAATAAATATCTTCTATCAGGATATCGGGCGCGGAAAGCCGGTAGTACTTGTACACGGCTGGCCGCTTAACTATCAGATGTGGGAATACCAGCTTAATGTGCTTCCGGCAAACAACCTGCGTGTAATAGCGTATGACCGCCGTGGTTTCGGATTATCTTCACGTCCCTGGGAAGGTTATGACTATGATACCTTTGCGCAGGACTTGCAGCTTTTGCTTCAGGAACTCGACCTTACCGATGTAACGCTGGTAGGATTTTCCATGGGTGGGGGAGAAGTGGCAAGATACCTTTCAAGATACAATGGCGACGGGAGGGTAACCAAAGCAGCACTTGTAGCTTCGGTGACGCCATTTCTGCTTAAAACCGATGATAATCCAAACGGGCTTCCGCAGGAACAATTTGATACCATGAGGGAACAGATTGAAGAAGACAGGCCGAAATTCCTGGCTGCTTTTTCAAAGATGTTTTATGGTGCAGGCATTTTCAGCAGCCCCGTAAGTGCGGAAATTCTGCAGCATGATATGGTATTGGCACTACAGTCGGCAGGATATTCCACGATCAAGTCGATGCTGGCGTGGTCTACCACTGATTTCAGGGAAGACCTGAAGGGTATCAGGATACCATTACTCGTGATACATGGCAAAGAAGATGAGACTGTGCCTATTGCAGTTTCTGCAGAAGAGACAATTAAGCTTGTGCCACATGCTCAGTACATCGTTTATGATGACGCTCCCCACGGGCTTTTTTATACCCACAAAAACAGGTTCAACGAAGACATTATTAATTTTGTGAATTCATAA
- a CDS encoding MutS-related protein: protein MEQLEFYKSRQQAFQELSAAYGRKYNTIGTARFAVAAVFLVLGYYAFTTKDILYLILGMAVCCVIFFVLMHYHTKVVQKKKRAEALLLVNNEELDYLSGKNIPFEDGAEFHDATHAYSHDLDIFGKRSLFQNLNRTQTYKGKERLASMLLESAGQSEILKRQEAVKELAALPEWRQEIMALGKINKDSAPIYSRLTGWANQEGVSFSGMAKILSIASPIALLLCLIVYLVTGNGLYSDVAGYLFGWNLVFLLGYLKVIKRETADTTEIHNIIEGYGRIIKEIENYSFTSGKLMDLQAVLTGGQQKAGDSIIRLSVLFARLDSIANVPGAILFNGLLLFHFHTLRSVLDWKKRHAQDIVKWLDSVAEIEALSSLANLAYNNPGFNFPQLNDSYTIRFKNLFHPLIKAEGRIGNDVDFGKNYMILTGSNMSGKSTFLRSLGINMVLAGAGAPVCASEADIHPLPVLVSMRLSDSLSDSESYFFAEVKRLRYIMDKLQEGRAFVLLDEILRGTNSEDKRTGSLKVIEKMLALKAIGAIATHDIEVCNIASQYPGNVSNHCFESQIVDGELYFDYRLREGICKNKSATFLMEKMGVIDSR from the coding sequence ATGGAACAATTGGAATTTTACAAAAGCCGGCAGCAGGCTTTTCAGGAACTATCGGCAGCTTATGGCCGAAAATACAACACTATCGGCACAGCACGTTTTGCTGTTGCGGCAGTTTTTTTGGTATTGGGATACTACGCTTTTACGACTAAGGATATCCTGTATCTTATTTTAGGGATGGCAGTGTGCTGCGTGATTTTCTTTGTATTGATGCACTACCACACAAAAGTGGTGCAAAAGAAAAAACGGGCAGAAGCGCTTCTATTGGTTAACAACGAGGAACTGGATTACCTGTCGGGTAAAAATATACCGTTCGAAGATGGAGCTGAATTCCACGATGCAACACATGCCTATTCCCACGACCTTGATATTTTCGGGAAGCGCTCGCTGTTCCAAAACCTGAACCGAACACAGACTTATAAAGGGAAAGAAAGGCTCGCTTCGATGCTTTTGGAAAGTGCCGGGCAAAGCGAAATACTAAAACGACAGGAAGCTGTAAAAGAACTTGCTGCCCTACCCGAATGGAGGCAGGAAATCATGGCTTTGGGCAAAATAAATAAGGACAGCGCGCCTATATACAGCCGCCTGACGGGATGGGCCAACCAAGAGGGGGTTAGTTTTTCAGGGATGGCTAAAATCCTGTCCATAGCTTCTCCCATAGCGCTATTATTGTGCTTAATTGTTTATCTTGTCACGGGCAACGGCCTTTATTCTGATGTTGCCGGTTATCTTTTCGGGTGGAACCTTGTTTTTCTATTGGGCTATCTTAAAGTCATAAAAAGGGAGACCGCCGACACTACCGAGATACACAATATCATAGAAGGCTACGGGCGTATCATAAAAGAAATAGAGAACTATAGCTTTACTTCAGGAAAGCTTATGGACCTTCAGGCCGTGCTTACAGGCGGTCAACAGAAAGCAGGGGACAGTATTATCAGGCTCTCTGTACTTTTTGCAAGGCTAGACAGTATTGCCAATGTACCGGGCGCTATCCTTTTCAACGGGCTTTTGCTGTTCCATTTCCACACGCTGCGCTCAGTGCTTGACTGGAAAAAACGCCATGCGCAGGATATCGTAAAATGGCTTGATTCGGTTGCCGAAATAGAAGCGCTTTCCAGCCTGGCAAATCTTGCATATAATAATCCCGGCTTTAATTTCCCGCAACTTAATGACAGTTATACGATCCGGTTTAAAAACCTGTTCCATCCGCTTATTAAAGCCGAAGGCAGGATAGGCAATGATGTCGATTTTGGGAAAAACTACATGATACTTACAGGATCTAACATGTCGGGCAAAAGCACCTTTCTGCGCAGCCTTGGCATCAATATGGTGCTTGCCGGTGCAGGGGCTCCGGTATGCGCTTCCGAAGCCGATATTCATCCGCTTCCGGTTTTGGTATCCATGCGCTTGTCCGATTCCTTATCTGACAGCGAATCGTACTTTTTTGCCGAAGTAAAAAGACTGAGGTACATAATGGATAAGCTACAGGAAGGCAGGGCGTTTGTGCTCCTGGATGAGATATTACGCGGCACGAATTCGGAAGATAAGCGCACCGGCAGCCTGAAGGTTATAGAGAAGATGCTTGCGCTCAAAGCCATTGGAGCCATCGCTACGCATGATATTGAAGTCTGTAATATAGCGTCACAATATCCAGGAAATGTTTCCAACCATTGTTTTGAATCACAGATCGTTGATGGCGAACTTTATTTTGATTACCGCCTCCGCGAAGGTATCTGCAAAAACAAGAGCGCTACCTTCCTCATGGAAAAAATGGGTGTCATAGATTCGCGATGA
- a CDS encoding universal stress protein: MKQILFPTDFSEAANTAFIYALRFADSFKAELVILHVYDLPIVETPLVPETATEIFDVIEMNQFESFRDELPKLHMLAEHQNLGHVKMRNILLYGDLVYNINKVCNDENIDLVVMGTKGASGIKETFIGSVAGAVVVNVKVPVLAIPAEAEYHPVKSIAFTTQYQDKDNDALKSAMAIADKFGARIQCLYIKNADDPKDIEERINEWKVYYRGSNIDFFNIEDDHIEQAILDFIENQHTGLLVMRAHKRGFFEGLFHRSLTKKMTYHSKVPLLVFHEE, translated from the coding sequence ATGAAACAAATACTCTTTCCAACCGATTTTTCCGAAGCTGCAAATACCGCATTTATATATGCGCTGCGGTTTGCCGATTCTTTTAAGGCCGAACTTGTAATATTGCATGTTTATGACCTCCCAATCGTAGAAACCCCTCTAGTGCCCGAAACTGCTACTGAAATTTTTGATGTCATAGAAATGAACCAGTTTGAAAGCTTCAGGGACGAATTGCCGAAACTGCATATGCTGGCGGAGCACCAGAACCTGGGGCATGTGAAAATGCGAAATATCCTTTTGTATGGGGACCTTGTGTACAATATCAATAAGGTTTGTAATGACGAAAATATTGACCTGGTGGTGATGGGGACCAAAGGAGCCAGTGGCATTAAGGAAACGTTCATCGGTTCGGTTGCGGGCGCAGTGGTAGTCAATGTGAAAGTGCCTGTGCTGGCTATTCCCGCCGAAGCGGAATACCACCCAGTAAAAAGTATCGCCTTTACTACGCAATACCAGGACAAAGACAATGATGCCCTGAAAAGTGCGATGGCTATTGCCGACAAATTCGGAGCCAGGATACAATGCCTTTACATCAAAAATGCCGACGACCCCAAAGATATCGAGGAACGCATCAACGAATGGAAAGTATATTACAGGGGCAGCAACATCGACTTTTTCAATATCGAGGATGACCATATAGAACAGGCAATACTTGATTTTATTGAAAACCAGCATACCGGCCTGCTTGTCATGCGTGCCCATAAGCGCGGCTTTTTCGAAGGGCTTTTCCATCGCAGCCTTACCAAGAAAATGACTTACCACAGCAAGGTGCCGTTATTGGTATTCCACGAAGAATAG